The following coding sequences lie in one Populus nigra chromosome 15, ddPopNigr1.1, whole genome shotgun sequence genomic window:
- the LOC133674140 gene encoding 26S proteasome regulatory subunit RPN13-like, protein MKLYKGSMQKMGSSSVEDISAMQVNQALGRVYILKFNTDDQKFFIWMQHSFKSEVFPSATLLLYLVVWQSSLMKEEPDASTPFQVFEDMLEDNISSMLARVM, encoded by the exons ATGAAGCTTTATAAAGGAAGTATGCAAAAAATGGGTTCTTCATCAGTTGAAGATATTTCAGCAATGCAG GTTAATCAAGCTTTGGGAAGAGTTTACATCTTGAAATTCAATACAGATGATCAAAAGTTTTTCATTTGGATGCAG CACTCATTCAAGAGTGAAGTTTTTCCATCAGCAACGTTGCTGCTTTATCTTGTTGTCTGGCAGAGTTCCTTGATGAAAGAAGAGCCTGATGCTTCTACTCCTTTCCAGGTTTTTGAAGACATGCTTGAAGATAATATCTCATCAAT GTTGGCCCGCGTGATGTGA
- the LOC133674240 gene encoding cuscuta receptor 1-like: MGLLLQMLMVLVMMVSLQGWLPLGCLEEERIALLHLKDALNHPNGTSLPSWRKGDAECCSWKSIECSSSTGRVTMLNLGSVRNQELGDWYLNASLFLPFQQLNTLSLSDNRIAGLVEKKGSYEQQRLSNLEHLDLRINHFDNSILSFVEGFSSLESLYLGYNKLEGLINLKESLSSLKNLDLSGNNINKLIASEGSSNLSILRLENITTYRSSFQLESLEAFSNLTTLYLSSNDFRGKILELQNLSSLEALYLDRCFLDENIIQSLGALPSLKHMSLRALSSIVPSGGFLNLKNLEFLDLSYNTLDNTIFQTIGLCDLNHLQMLYMYGNDLSGFLPLCLANLTSLQRLDLSDNHLKIPMSLSPLYNLSKLKYFDGSSNEIYAEEDDHNLSPKFQLEHLSLSGRGQGAGAFPKFLYHQFNLQYVDLTNIQIKGEFPNWLIENNTNLQDLYLENCSLSGPFLLPKNSHVNLSFLSISMNYFQGQIPSEIGAHLPRLEVLLMSDNDFNGSIPSSLGNISSLQVLDLSNNVLTRRILSNNSLQGQIPGWIGNMPSLEFLDLSGNNFVGPLPFRFGTSSKLRYVYLSRNKLQGPIAMTFYDSSEIFALDLSHNNLTGRIPEWIDRLSNLRFLLLSYNNLEGEIPIQLCRLDQLTLIDLSHNHLSGNILSWMISTHPFPQQYNSRDFVSSSQQSFEFTTKNVSLSYRGTIIQYFAGFDFSCNNFTGEIPPEIGNLSMIKVLNLSHNSLTGPIPPTFSNLKEIESLDLSYNKLDGELPPRLTELFSLEVFSVAHNNLSGKTPARVAQFATFDESSYKDNPFLCGEPLPKFCSEVMPPSPSPSPISTNKNNEDNGGFIDMKVFYVTFGVAYIMVLLMMSVILYINSYWRRAWFYFIEVSINNCYYFIMDNLPILSLGFHSLGASFCILVLRLKQV; the protein is encoded by the exons ATGGGGCTTCTACTTCAGATGTTGATGGTGTTAGTAATGATGGTTTCCCTGCAAGGATGGCTGCCTCTTGGTTGCTTGGAGGAAGAGAGAATCGCTCTGTTGCACCTCAAAGATGCTCTTAACCATCCCAATGGCACATCCCTACCCTCCTGGAGAAAAGGTGACGCCGAGTGTTGTTCTTGGAAAAGTATTGAGTGCAGCAGCAGCACAGGTCGAGTCACCATGCTCAATCTTGGGAGCGTAAGGAATCAGGAACTGGGAGATTGGTACTTGAATGCCtccttgtttcttccttttcaacAACTCAACACTCTGTCCTTGTCAGATAATCGTATAGCTGGTTTGGTTGAGAAGAAAG gtAGTTATGAACAGCAGAGATTGAGCAATTTGGAGCATCTTGACTTGAGAATAAATCACTTTGATAATAGTATTTTATCATTCGTGGAGGGATTTTCGTCTCTTGAATCATTATATTTAGGTTATAATAAATTGGAGGGGTTAATCAATTTGAaag aaTCTTTGAGCAGCTTGAAGAACTTGGATTTGAGCGgcaataatattaacaaattgatAGCCTCAGAAG GTTCAAGCAACTTGAGTATTCTAAGGCTAGAAAATATCACAACCTATAGAAGTAGCTTCCAACTGGAATCATTAGAAGCATTTTCAAACCTCACAACACTTTATCTGAGCTCCAATGATTTTAGAGGAAAAATATTAG AATTGCAAAATTTGAGTTCATTGGAAGCGTTATATCTGGATCGTTGTTTTCTAGATGAAAATATCATTCAAAGCCTTGGAGCATTGCCTTCTCTAAAACACATGTCGTTGCGAGCACTCAGTAGCATTGTACCTTCTGGAG GCTTCCTTAATCTTAAGAACTTGGAATTCTTGGATTTGAGTTATAATACTCTCGACAATACCATCTTCCAAACCATTG GTCTATGTGACTTAAATCATCTCCAAATGCTATATATGTATGGCAATGATCTCAGTGGTTTCTTGCCTCTGTGTCTAGCAAATTTGACTTCCCTTCAACGATTAGATCTCTCTGACAATCACTTGAAGATCCCTATGTCATTAAGCCCATTATACAACCTTTCAAAACTCAAGTATTTTGATGGTTCAAGTAATGAAATATATGCAGAAGAAGATGATCATAATCTGAGCCCAAAGTTCCAGTTAGAGCACCTCTCTTTGAGTGGTCGCGGACAAGGTGCGGGAGCATTTCCCAAGTTTCTTTACCATCAGTTCAACCTACAATATGTGGATCTTACAAACATCCAAATAAAAGGAGAGTTTCCAAATTGGTTGATTGAGAACAACACAAACCTACAAGATCTTTATTTAGAAAACTGTTCTCTTTCGGGTCCATTTTTGTTGCCAAAGAATTCTCATGTGAATTTGTCATTCCTAAGTATATCCATGAATTACTTTCAAGGCCAAATCCCTTCAGAAATCGGAGCTCATTTACCAAGGTTAGAAGTTTTATTGATGTCAGATAATGATTTTAATGGAAGCATTCCTTCCTCATTGGGTAACATTAGCTCGCTACAAGTGTTAGACCTGTCCAACAATGTTTTGACTAGAAGAATACTTTCGAACAATAGTTTGCAAGGGCAGATCCCTGGATGGATAGGGAATATGCCTTCTCTTGAATTCTTGGACCTATCAGGGAACAATTTCGTTGGTCCTTTACCATTTAGATTCGGAACTTCTTCAAAATTGAGATATGTTTATTTGTCTAGAAATAAGTTGCAAGGACCGATCGCAATGACATTTTATGACTCCTCTGAGATATTTGCATTAGATCTTTCCCATAATAATTTAACTGGTAGAATTCCAGAATGGATAGACAGGTTATCTAACTTGAGATTTCTACTCTTGAGTTATAACAATCTTGAAGGTGAAATCCCAATTCAATTATGCAGGTTGGACCAATTAACCCTGATTGATCTTTCTCATAACCACCTTTCTGGTAACATCCTCTCTTGGATGATATCTACTCATCCTTTCCCACAACAATACAATTCTCGTGATTTTGTGTCCTCATCACAACAATCTTTCGAGTTTACAACGAAGAATGTATCCCTTTCTTATAGAGGCACCATTATCCAGTACTTCGCAGGATTTGATTTCTCATGCAACAATTTCACTGGAGAGATTCCTCCTGAAATTGGAAACCTCAGCATGATCAAGGTATTGAACCTTTCGCATAATAGTTTGACTGGACCAATTCCACCAACATTTTCGAACTTAAAGGAAATAGAAAGCTTGGATCTTTCTTACAACAAACTGGATGGAGAACTCCCACCTCGACTTACTGAGCTATTTTCTCTAGAAGTTTTCAGTGTGGCGCATAATAATCTATCCGGCAAGACTCCTGCGAGAGTTGCACAGTTTGCCACTTTTGATGAAAGCTCCTATAAGGACAACCCTTTTCTTTGTGGAGAACCGCTACCCAAATTTTGTAGTGAGGTTAtgccaccatcaccatcaccatcaccaatTTCAACGAACAAGAACAACGAAGATAATGGTGGCTTCATAGATATGAAGGTTTTCTATGTGACCTTTGGGGTTGCATATATCATGGTATTGTTGATGATGAGTGTAATTCTGTACATAAATTCATATTGGCGACGAGCTTGGTTTTACTTTATTGAGGTGAGCATTAacaattgttattattttattatggatAATCTTCCTATTTTATCTTTGGGTTTTCATAGCCTTGGTGCATCGTtttgtattttagttttaagacttaaacaagtttaa
- the LOC133674002 gene encoding B3 domain-containing transcription factor VRN1-like — protein sequence MGFSREREGDGSLFKPGEYRFIKRIHDDIPENKPWIPRKFLRKIGNVLSKSATLEDRNGTLWRIELLKPADGMVRFQKGWQDFADFYSLKKGDLLVFEYKGNSRFSVSIYKEMDYPAGSIDSVSSNHFGHFEEDMEG from the exons ATGGGGTttagcagagagagagagggggatgGCTCATTGTTTAAACCCGGGGAATACCGGTTCATCAAGCGAATCCATGATGACATTCCTGAAAACAAGCCT TGGATTCCAAGAAAGTTCCTGAGAAAAATTGGAAATGTTTTGTCAAAGTCAGCAACACTTGAGGATCGAAATGGGACATTATGGAGAATAGAGTTGTTGAAGCCTGCTGATGGTATGGTTAGGTTTCAGAAAGGCTGGCAAGATTTTGCAGATTTTTACTCTCTTAAGAAAGGAGATTTGCTAGTTTTTGAATACAAGGGAAATTCCAGGTTCTCTGTATCCATATACAAGGAAATGGACTACCCAGCTGGTAGTATTGATTCAGTAAGCAGTAACCATTTTGGACACTTTGAGGAAGACATGGAAGGATGA
- the LOC133674463 gene encoding calmodulin-binding receptor-like cytoplasmic kinase 3 isoform X1 encodes MAMNALILLLLVQFPIILASRFSIHSKVCGSDHIAYSNFHGHELFYINGELKDKESFCKAFHFLDVNACIFEDYLGSSSSGLDPDLSLADFPLKRERNLLQKEGREESTSHDLSRDTPKEKKDDPETLSTPHKAGLAVAGVVVMCCGFLCPCLYKKRKPATHTVLEKDPNSLDSVPSFNVNPASEKVLSTPHRVPPSPSRFSPSPKLSRLGSVHLNLSQVARATRNFSPSLQIGEGGFGVVYKAQLDNGQLVAIKRAKKEYFVNLQTEFSSEVELLAKIDHRNLVKLLGYVDKGDERLIITEYVPNGTLREHLDVLHGKILDFNQRLEISIDVAHGLTYLHLYAEKQIIHRDVKSSNILLTESMRAKVADFGFARMGPVDSDQTHISTKVKGTMGYLDPEYMKTYQLTPKSDVYSFGILLLEILTGRRPVEMKKPADERVTLRWVFRKYEEGNVVDMADPHMEEVVDAEILSKMFALAIQCAAPVRTERPDMKVVVEQLWGIRADYLKGVKKG; translated from the exons ATTCAAATTTTCACGGTCATGAATTGTTTTACATTAATGGGGAGCTCAAAGACAAAGAATCATTTTGCAAGGCCTTCCATTTCCTCGATGTAAATGCTTGTATCTTTGAGGACTACCTTGGGAGTAGCTCCAGTGGATTGGACCCGGACCTTTCTTTAG CTGACTTTCCTCTGAAGCGAGAAAGAAATCTTTTGCAAAAGGAGGGTAGAGAAGAATCCACAAGTCATGATCTTAGTCGGGATACTCCAAAAGAGAAGAAGGATGATCCAGAAACTCTTTCAACTCCCCATAAAGCTGGGTTAGCAGTGGCAGGAGTTGTTGTTATGTGTTGTGGTTTTCTCTGCCCGTGTCTATATAAGAAAAGGAAACCAGCCACGCACACTGTTCTTGAAAAGGATCCAAACTCAC TGGATTCAGTACCCTCGTTCAATGTGAATCCTGCTTCTGAAAAAGTGCTGTCCACTCCTCATCGGGTGCCACCTAGTCCCTCTAGATTCTCTCCATCTCCAAAACTCAGTAGATTAGGATCAGTTCATCTCAATCTGAGTCAGGTTGCTAGAGCCACACGTAATTTTTCTCCATCACTTCAGATAGGCGAAGGAGGCTTTGGAGTTGTCTACAAGGCCCAACTAGACAACGGTCAGTTGGTTGCCATAAAACGAGCAAAGAAG GAATACTTTGTGAACTTACAAACTGAATTCAGCAGTGAAGTTGAACTTCTGGCCAAAATTGATCATCGGAATCTGGTGAAGTTGCTTGGTTATGTTGATAAAGGAGATGAACGCCTTATTATCACAGAGTATGTGCCCAATGGTACTCTCAGAGAACATCTGGATG TTCTGCATGGCAAAATCCTGGATTTCAACCAGCGGCTTGAAATATCCATTGATGTTGCTCATGGATTAACTTATCTCCATCTATATGCAG AGAAGCAAATAATTCATCGAGACGTGAAGTCATCCAACATTCTTTTGACAGAGAGCATGAGAGCCAAAGTGGCAGACTTTGGATTTGCTAGGATGGGTCCAGTAGACTCTGATCAAACTCATATCTCAACCAAAGTGAAGGGGACAATGGGTTACCTAGACCCTGAATATATGAAGACCTATCAACTTACCCCCAAGAGTGATGTGTACTCATTTGGGATTTTACTTCTGGAAATCCTGACAGGACGGCGCCCTGTGGAGATGAAGAAACCTGCTGATGAGCGGGTGACACTTAGATGG GTCTTTAGGAAGTACGAGGAAGGAAATGTAGTGGACATGGCGGACCCGCATATGGAAGAAGTGGTGGACGCAGAGATACTATCCAAAATGTTTGCCTTGGCAATCCAGTGTGCAGCACCCGTTCGCACCGAACGACCGGACATGAAAGTAGTAGTTGAGCAGTTGTGGGGAATAAGAGCAGACTACCTGAAAGGTGTAAAGAAAGGGTAA
- the LOC133674463 gene encoding calmodulin-binding receptor-like cytoplasmic kinase 3 isoform X2: protein MAMNALILLLLVQFPIILASRFSIHSKAFHFLDVNACIFEDYLGSSSSGLDPDLSLADFPLKRERNLLQKEGREESTSHDLSRDTPKEKKDDPETLSTPHKAGLAVAGVVVMCCGFLCPCLYKKRKPATHTVLEKDPNSLDSVPSFNVNPASEKVLSTPHRVPPSPSRFSPSPKLSRLGSVHLNLSQVARATRNFSPSLQIGEGGFGVVYKAQLDNGQLVAIKRAKKEYFVNLQTEFSSEVELLAKIDHRNLVKLLGYVDKGDERLIITEYVPNGTLREHLDVLHGKILDFNQRLEISIDVAHGLTYLHLYAEKQIIHRDVKSSNILLTESMRAKVADFGFARMGPVDSDQTHISTKVKGTMGYLDPEYMKTYQLTPKSDVYSFGILLLEILTGRRPVEMKKPADERVTLRWVFRKYEEGNVVDMADPHMEEVVDAEILSKMFALAIQCAAPVRTERPDMKVVVEQLWGIRADYLKGVKKG, encoded by the exons GCCTTCCATTTCCTCGATGTAAATGCTTGTATCTTTGAGGACTACCTTGGGAGTAGCTCCAGTGGATTGGACCCGGACCTTTCTTTAG CTGACTTTCCTCTGAAGCGAGAAAGAAATCTTTTGCAAAAGGAGGGTAGAGAAGAATCCACAAGTCATGATCTTAGTCGGGATACTCCAAAAGAGAAGAAGGATGATCCAGAAACTCTTTCAACTCCCCATAAAGCTGGGTTAGCAGTGGCAGGAGTTGTTGTTATGTGTTGTGGTTTTCTCTGCCCGTGTCTATATAAGAAAAGGAAACCAGCCACGCACACTGTTCTTGAAAAGGATCCAAACTCAC TGGATTCAGTACCCTCGTTCAATGTGAATCCTGCTTCTGAAAAAGTGCTGTCCACTCCTCATCGGGTGCCACCTAGTCCCTCTAGATTCTCTCCATCTCCAAAACTCAGTAGATTAGGATCAGTTCATCTCAATCTGAGTCAGGTTGCTAGAGCCACACGTAATTTTTCTCCATCACTTCAGATAGGCGAAGGAGGCTTTGGAGTTGTCTACAAGGCCCAACTAGACAACGGTCAGTTGGTTGCCATAAAACGAGCAAAGAAG GAATACTTTGTGAACTTACAAACTGAATTCAGCAGTGAAGTTGAACTTCTGGCCAAAATTGATCATCGGAATCTGGTGAAGTTGCTTGGTTATGTTGATAAAGGAGATGAACGCCTTATTATCACAGAGTATGTGCCCAATGGTACTCTCAGAGAACATCTGGATG TTCTGCATGGCAAAATCCTGGATTTCAACCAGCGGCTTGAAATATCCATTGATGTTGCTCATGGATTAACTTATCTCCATCTATATGCAG AGAAGCAAATAATTCATCGAGACGTGAAGTCATCCAACATTCTTTTGACAGAGAGCATGAGAGCCAAAGTGGCAGACTTTGGATTTGCTAGGATGGGTCCAGTAGACTCTGATCAAACTCATATCTCAACCAAAGTGAAGGGGACAATGGGTTACCTAGACCCTGAATATATGAAGACCTATCAACTTACCCCCAAGAGTGATGTGTACTCATTTGGGATTTTACTTCTGGAAATCCTGACAGGACGGCGCCCTGTGGAGATGAAGAAACCTGCTGATGAGCGGGTGACACTTAGATGG GTCTTTAGGAAGTACGAGGAAGGAAATGTAGTGGACATGGCGGACCCGCATATGGAAGAAGTGGTGGACGCAGAGATACTATCCAAAATGTTTGCCTTGGCAATCCAGTGTGCAGCACCCGTTCGCACCGAACGACCGGACATGAAAGTAGTAGTTGAGCAGTTGTGGGGAATAAGAGCAGACTACCTGAAAGGTGTAAAGAAAGGGTAA